A genomic stretch from Streptomyces sp. QL37 includes:
- a CDS encoding DUF6296 family protein: protein MDYPESYELIFQAGGAEDDVVVVHLTDRSGAGGYPVYADETGIVRAEISERGEVRMQASGGHQVLGVPLLARPLSPRTTGHGTG from the coding sequence ATGGATTACCCGGAGAGTTACGAACTCATATTCCAGGCGGGCGGCGCCGAGGACGACGTGGTGGTCGTCCACCTCACGGACCGCTCCGGCGCGGGTGGTTACCCGGTGTACGCGGACGAGACCGGCATCGTGCGTGCCGAGATCAGCGAGCGCGGCGAGGTGCGCATGCAGGCGAGCGGCGGCCATCAGGTCCTGGGGGTGCCTCTGCTGGCCCGGCCGCTGAGCCCTCGAACCACCGGCCACGGCACCGGCTGA
- a CDS encoding DUF5133 domain-containing protein, whose protein sequence is MLMANPATLRNLVKRYETLRSSHARLGTSESSRRLEDVSYTLCVTTGTRTVPDALAAAAAQLRAVPAAGSLGPAKGAAEVQLTA, encoded by the coding sequence GTGCTGATGGCCAATCCCGCAACGCTGCGGAATCTCGTCAAGCGCTACGAGACACTGCGAAGCTCCCATGCGCGGCTGGGCACTTCCGAGAGCAGCCGTCGACTCGAGGACGTGTCCTACACCCTCTGCGTCACCACCGGAACCAGGACCGTGCCGGACGCCCTGGCTGCCGCGGCGGCCCAATTGCGCGCGGTTCCGGCGGCGGGATCGCTGGGCCCTGCGAAGGGCGCTGCCGAGGTGCAGCTGACCGCCTGA
- the pfkB gene encoding 1-phosphofructokinase, whose translation MILTVTPNPSLDRTYELPGLTRGAVLRATADRVDPGGKGVNVSRAVAAAGHRTVAVAPLGGPEGALLARLLGEHGIESAGVPIAGSTRINITLVEPDGTLTKVNAAGPELAPAEAERLLETVRARSAGADWIACCGSLPRGLPPQWYAELVARSHRAGVRIALDTSGAALVAALSERPDVIKPNVQELAEAVGRPLATVGDALKAAQELCELGARSVLASLGAVGQLLVEPSGAHFAVARVAAVRSDVGAGDASLAGFLSAGGTGRGALSAAVAHGAAAVQLPGSAMPTPADLDWSAVVTTADIPMDLALTERAA comes from the coding sequence ATGATCCTGACCGTCACCCCCAATCCGAGCCTGGACCGCACGTACGAACTCCCCGGGCTCACCCGTGGCGCCGTCCTCCGGGCCACGGCGGACCGTGTCGATCCCGGCGGCAAGGGCGTGAACGTCTCCCGCGCGGTCGCTGCGGCCGGGCACCGTACGGTGGCTGTCGCGCCGCTGGGCGGCCCCGAGGGAGCGTTGCTGGCCCGGCTGCTCGGAGAGCACGGCATCGAGTCGGCGGGGGTCCCCATCGCCGGCAGCACCCGTATCAACATCACTCTCGTCGAGCCCGACGGCACGCTCACCAAGGTGAACGCGGCGGGCCCCGAGCTCGCCCCGGCCGAGGCGGAGCGCCTGCTGGAGACCGTGCGGGCCCGGTCGGCGGGCGCGGACTGGATCGCATGCTGCGGAAGTCTGCCGCGCGGACTTCCGCCGCAGTGGTACGCCGAGCTGGTCGCACGCAGCCACCGGGCCGGGGTCCGGATCGCACTCGACACCTCCGGCGCCGCGCTCGTCGCCGCGTTGAGCGAACGGCCGGACGTGATCAAGCCCAACGTCCAGGAGCTCGCCGAGGCCGTGGGCCGTCCGCTGGCGACGGTCGGTGACGCGCTGAAGGCGGCGCAGGAGCTGTGCGAACTCGGGGCACGTTCGGTGCTCGCCAGTCTGGGCGCCGTCGGGCAGCTGCTGGTGGAGCCGTCGGGAGCGCACTTCGCCGTGGCGCGAGTGGCTGCCGTCCGGAGCGACGTCGGTGCGGGGGACGCCTCGCTCGCGGGGTTCCTGTCCGCCGGCGGAACGGGCCGGGGGGCGCTGTCAGCCGCGGTGGCGCATGGCGCCGCCGCCGTGCAACTGCCCGGAAGCGCCATGCCGACGCCCGCCGACCTCGATTGGTCCGCCGTGGTCACCACCGCGGACATCCCCATGGACCTGGCTCTCACGGAGCGGGCCGCATGA
- a CDS encoding DeoR/GlpR family DNA-binding transcription regulator, which produces MYAPERQQEILRIAKESGRVDVLSLAEQFQVTAETVRRDLKALDRAGLLRRVHGGAIPAGRLGFEPDLAERDTVAADEKDRIAAAALGELPDEGNIIIDAGTTTVRLAGAVPIDSRLTVVTHALPVAARLSDHPGIALHLVGGRVRHRTRAAVDAWALSAYAEINADVVFLATNGFSPEGGLTTPDLAEAAVKRAVIAAARRVVLLADSGKSGQEHFARFGDLSHVDLLITDTGLSPEDARAIESRGTEVVRA; this is translated from the coding sequence ATGTACGCACCGGAGCGGCAGCAGGAGATTCTCCGCATCGCCAAAGAGAGCGGGCGCGTCGACGTGCTGTCCCTGGCCGAGCAGTTCCAGGTGACCGCGGAGACGGTCCGGCGTGATCTCAAGGCGCTCGACCGGGCAGGACTTCTCCGCCGGGTGCACGGCGGCGCGATTCCGGCCGGACGGCTCGGTTTCGAGCCCGATCTCGCCGAGCGCGACACCGTGGCGGCCGACGAGAAGGACCGCATCGCCGCGGCAGCCCTGGGCGAACTCCCGGACGAGGGCAACATCATCATCGATGCCGGCACGACGACCGTCAGACTGGCCGGCGCCGTCCCGATCGACTCGCGCCTCACCGTCGTCACCCATGCCCTGCCGGTGGCCGCCCGGCTCTCCGACCACCCGGGCATCGCGCTGCACCTGGTCGGCGGCAGGGTGCGGCACCGCACCCGCGCGGCCGTCGACGCCTGGGCGCTGAGCGCGTACGCCGAGATCAACGCGGATGTCGTCTTCCTCGCCACGAACGGCTTCTCTCCCGAGGGCGGCCTGACGACTCCGGATCTGGCCGAGGCTGCCGTGAAACGTGCCGTGATCGCGGCGGCCCGCAGGGTGGTGCTCCTCGCGGACTCGGGCAAGTCCGGTCAGGAACACTTCGCGCGCTTCGGCGATCTCTCCCACGTCGACCTGCTGATCACCGATACGGGGCTGAGCCCCGAGGACGCCCGGGCCATCGAGAGCCGGGGCACGGAAGTGGTACGCGCATGA
- a CDS encoding PepSY domain-containing protein: protein MRFEPRRNKTVSPRTRRLRVTGGALCAAALAATLVTGCGQDSGDETAAATSEAAKVLPNQTTSPSGSVSGSPSETAQLTKDQAERKELMSTVKVTFDKAATTAVGEVSGGKLTDLDLEGLDDEDDDDATGSPSPTGSPTGGTSPSPEGSASPSGTGSPSGTGSPSPSGSSTSPKWVAEVVEEDGTAHNVTIDAVSGAVIDSAPDADQSASDKQELADQLSKATQTPQQAAKVATDKKPGKVSSIALDENDSNVLVWQVDVVSKDWKKTTFDVDAAKGTITDEQVDND, encoded by the coding sequence ATGAGATTTGAGCCCCGCCGAAACAAGACCGTTTCCCCGCGCACCCGTCGGCTCCGCGTCACCGGCGGCGCCCTGTGCGCCGCTGCTCTTGCCGCCACTCTCGTGACCGGCTGTGGTCAGGACAGCGGCGACGAGACCGCCGCGGCGACTTCCGAGGCCGCGAAGGTCCTTCCGAATCAGACGACCAGCCCTTCCGGGAGCGTTTCGGGCAGTCCCTCCGAGACGGCCCAGTTGACCAAGGACCAGGCCGAGCGCAAGGAACTGATGTCGACCGTCAAGGTCACTTTCGACAAGGCCGCCACGACGGCCGTCGGTGAGGTGTCCGGTGGCAAGCTGACCGATCTGGACCTCGAGGGCCTCGATGACGAGGACGACGACGACGCGACCGGCAGCCCGAGCCCGACCGGCAGTCCGACCGGTGGCACCAGCCCGAGTCCCGAGGGCAGCGCCAGCCCGAGCGGGACCGGCAGCCCGAGCGGGACCGGCAGTCCGAGCCCGAGCGGCAGCTCCACCAGCCCCAAGTGGGTCGCGGAGGTCGTGGAGGAGGACGGTACCGCCCACAACGTGACCATCGACGCGGTGTCCGGAGCCGTCATCGATTCCGCGCCCGATGCCGACCAGAGCGCCTCCGACAAGCAGGAGCTGGCGGACCAGCTCTCCAAGGCGACGCAGACGCCCCAGCAGGCCGCCAAGGTCGCCACGGACAAGAAGCCCGGCAAGGTCAGCTCGATCGCGCTCGACGAGAACGACAGCAATGTTCTGGTCTGGCAGGTCGACGTGGTCTCCAAGGACTGGAAGAAGACCACCTTCGACGTGGACGCGGCCAAGGGCACGATCACGGACGAGCAGGTCGACAACGACTGA